A DNA window from Impatiens glandulifera chromosome 7, dImpGla2.1, whole genome shotgun sequence contains the following coding sequences:
- the LOC124945157 gene encoding mRNA cap guanine-N7 methyltransferase 1, whose product MKRGYPNSSPSDSSGPPQSRVKHNPEGDDDILDDENTKKFTRTVADHYSARSNQTLEEREASPIIHLKKLNNWIKSVLIQLYTRPRDAVLDMACGKGGDLIKWDKAKIGYYVGIDIAEGSIEDCRTRYNSDGDQHQRRRKFTFPARLICGDCFEVRLDRVLAEDAPFDICSCQFAMHYSWSTEARARRALANVSALLRPGGVFIGTMPDANVIIKKLREAKGLSFGNSVYGIQFDDEFSRKKFNVSSPFGISYQFHLEDAVDCPEWIVPFNVFKALAEEYGFDLLFAMNSHAFVQEYLKKPEYIELMHRLGALGDGKDDQSTLSPDEWEVAYLYLTFALRKKPEPGWKPVKGRRDLAKMNISKEDVTFVDSSV is encoded by the exons ATGAAAAGAGGATACCCTAATTCTTCACCGTCAGATTCGTCAGGACCGCCTCAATCTAGAGTTAAACATAACCCAGAAG GTGATGATGATATTTTAGACGACGAGAATACGAAAAAGTTTACCAGGACAGTAGCTGATCATTACAGCGCACGATCAAACCAAACTCTTGAAGAACGTGAAGCTAGCCCAATCATTCATTTAAAGAAGCTCAACAATTGG ATCAAAAGTGTCTTAATTCAGCTTTACACCCGTCCAAGAGATGCTGTTCTTGATATGGCTTGTGGAAag GGAGGCGATCTGATAAAGTGGGACAAAGCTAAGATTGGATATTATGTTGGAATTGATATAGCTGAAGGCTCG ATAGAAGACTGTCGTACACGTTACAATAGTGATGGAGATCAACATCAACGACGTAGAAAATTCACATTTCCTGCCAGGCTCATATGTGGGGATTGTTTCGAG GTTCGTCTCGATAGAGTTTTGGCAGAAGATGCTCCATTTGATATTTGCAGTTGCCAG TTTGCGATGCATTACTCGTGGTCAACAGAGGCACGTGCCAGACGGGCTTTGGCCAATGTATCGGCTTTACTGAGGCCTGGAGGCGTCTTCATTGGTACAATGCCCGATGCCAATGTTATCATAAAAAAACTTAGAGAAG CCAAGGGTTTGAGTTTTGGCAATAGTGTGTATGGTATACAATTTGATGATGAATTTTCTCGTAag AAATTCAATGTTTCTAGCCCTTTTGGTATAAGTTACCAGTTCCACCTTGAG GACGCGGTTGATTGTCCAGAGTGGATTGTTCCGTTTAATGTATTTAAAGCATTGGCTGAGGAG TACGGTTTCGATCTATTGTTTGCAATGAATTCACATGCTTTTGTCCAAGAATACTTAAAGAAACCAGAATACATAGAGCTCATGCATAGACTTGGAGCCTTGGGTGATGGTAAAGATGATCAAA gtaCATTGTCTCCAGATGAGTGGGAGGTAGCTTATCTATATCTTACCTTTGCATTAAGGAAG AAACCTGAACCGGGATGGAAACCTGTGAAAGGTAGAAGAGACTTGGCGAAGATGAACATCTCAAAAGAGGACGTTACATTCGTCGATTCTAGtgtttaa